In Daphnia pulicaria isolate SC F1-1A chromosome 5, SC_F0-13Bv2, whole genome shotgun sequence, a single genomic region encodes these proteins:
- the LOC124340460 gene encoding chloride channel protein 2-like, whose protein sequence is MATDEKTQTSSCELEMGYQTTVMYGRYTRSLGEYAREQAAELRELQKNNKREEKIRNKELWSYRGKWTSRLFRVVSYTWRHTFAKIGEDWIFLALLGSIMALLSYIMDYGVNLCNTARMWMYFELTNDPAVRYLSWICLPVFLVLFSAGFVYLLAPQAIGSGIPEMKTILRGVVLKEYLTFRTGIAKIVALTAVLGSGMPLGKEGPLVHIASIVATLMSKLVTSFKGIYENESRNSEMLAAACAVGVSCNFAAPIGGVLFSIEVTSVYFAIRNYWRGFFSAVFGALMFRLLAYWLETEETLTAMFRTDFRVDFPYDPHELFIYALIGAFGGLSGALFVLCHRKYVLFMRKNKRISSFLQKNRFIYPAVVSLFIATLYFPPGLGQFLVSTLTTRQQIMSLFSNFTWMSDDLTAEQSEIVSHWTNEYSNIFVTLGIYMATTFFLTVLASTLPVPSGSLIPIFKIGAAFGRIIGEAMHLWFPEGIRIGSVISPILPGGYAIVGAAAFSAGVTHSISICVVVSEMTGQIQHIIPVLVAVLVSNAISTLLQPSLYDSIIMIKKLPYLPGIISSSSAAYDIFVEDFMNRNIKYIWNGMTYQELKTVIKDKPKIRSFPLVDNPRHMVLLGSIQRGELIELVKRHIGHDRRVKMAAQRQIEIQSRSFGHIIPINLDPPPCCRLGETEESSLTHDPAKQQQQQTSRFEVVKAPDDLGNGLITDTAIQRSSQHLQQLQLITLLPSPEPQTPVSIQSTETDEEAQPRKSILKKGNRFSSIRSKSSQQTIQTTPNSTITGSEGSKFRQAIGAFIRKSSANGGIFNFATATSPPTSPSPFKNVGVSHKLNDMTPEEKKEWEESEMLKPVDFHKCHVDPAPFQLVERTSLLKVHSMFSLLGVNRAYVTTIGRLIGIVSLSEVSGNTHGLSQK, encoded by the exons ATGGCGACTGACGAAAAAACACAGACATCATCATGCGAACTCGAAATGGGATACCAAACAACTGTG ATGTACGGCCGGTACACTCGCAGTTTGGGTGAATACGCTCGAGAGCAAGCTGCTGAACTACGCGAACTGCAAAAGAACAACAAGAGGGAGGAAAagataagaaataaagaattgtGGTCTTATCGGGGCAAATGGACATCGCGACTTTTCCGGGTCGTATCCTACACATGGCGCCACACTTTTGCCAAAATCGGAGAGGACTGGATATTTTTGGCTCTTCTCGGTAGCATCATGGCTTTGCTGAGTTACATCATGGATTACGGAGTCAATCTGTGTAACACAG ctcGGATGTGGATGTATTTTGAATTGACAAACGATCCGGCGGTGCGCTATCTCTCCTGGATTTGCTTGCCAGTCTTCCTTGTCTTATTTTCTGCTGGATTTGTTTACTTACTAGCCCCCCAAGCTATCG gcTCTGGAATTCCGGAGATGAAAACAATTTTGCGAGGTGTTGTTCTCAAAGAATATTTGACTTTCCGCACCGGAATAGCTAAAATTGTAGCTTTGACTGCTGTACTTGGTAGTGGAATGCCACTGGGTAAAGAG GGCCCACTGGTACACATCGCCAGTATAGTGGCGACTCTCATGTCAAAATTAGTGACATCCTTCAAAGGAATCTACGAGAATGAGTCAAGAAACAGTGAAATGCTGGCAGCTGCTTGCGCTGTGGGTGTGTCCTGCAATTTTGCAGCTCCAATTGGAG gCGTATTGTTTAGTATTGAAGTCACGTCCGTTTATTTCGCCATTCGCAATTACTGGCGCGGCTTCTTTTCTGCCGTTTTTGGGGCTCTCATGTTTCGCTTATTG GCTTATTGGCTCGAAACAGAAG agACTTTGACTGCCATGTTTCGCACGGATTTCCGGGTTGACTTTCCTTACGATCCTCACGAACTATTCATTTACGCGCTTATCGG GGCTTTTGGCGGCTTATCGGGGGCTCTTTTTGTCCTATGTCACCGGAAGTATGTCCTTTTTAtgcggaaaaacaaaagaatcagCTCATTCCTTCAAAAGAA TCGTTTTATCTATCCGGCCGTGGTTTCGCTTTTCATCGCAACCTTGTACTTCCCGCCGGGCCTGGGCCAGTTCTTGGTATCAACCTTGACGACCAGACAACAAATTATGAGCTTGTTCTCCAACTTTACCTGGATGAGTGACGATTTAACGGCGGAACAGTCTGAAATTGTTTCTCACTGGACCAATGAGTATAGCAACATTTTTGTAACACTTGGGATCTACATGGCTACAACG TTCTTTCTAACGGTTTTGGCCTCTACTCTTCCAGTCCCATCCGGCAGTCTCATCCCAATCTTTAAGATAGGAGCGGCTTTTGGGCGTATCATTGGCGAGGCCATGCATCTTTGGTTCCCAGAAGGTATTCGCATAGGATCCGTCATATCACCTATCCTTCCAG GTGGTTACGCCATTGTAGGGGCAGCGGCTTTTTCCGCCGGAGTGACCCATTCAATTTCGATTTGCGTCGTTGTTTCTGAAATGACTGGACAAATTCAGCACATCATCCCTGTCCTTGTTGCCGTTCTCGTTTCTAACGCAATTTCGACTCTACTTCAACCTTCTCTTTATGATTCAATTATTATGATTAAGAAACTGCCTTATTTGCCCGGCATCATCTCATCCAGCAGTG CTGCTTACGACATTTTTGTCGAGGATTTCATGAATCGTAACATCAAGTACATTTGGAATGGCATGACTTACCAGGAATTGAAAACCGTTATCAAGGATAAACCGAAAATCCGATCGTTCCCACTTGTCGATAACCCAA GACATATGGTTCTCCTTGGATCTATTCAACGAGGAGAGCTGATTGAACTGGTAAAGCGACACATTGGACATGACCGTCGCGTGAAAATGGCCGCACAGCGGCAAATAGAAATTCAGTCGAG GAGTTTCGGACATATTATCCCCATCAACCTCGATCCCCCACCATGCTGTCGTCTGGGTGAAACCGAAGAATCGTCGTTGACACACGATCCCGccaagcagcaacagcagcagacttCGCGATTCGAAGTTGTGAAAGCGCCGGATGATTTGGGAAATGGCTTAATAACCGATACTGCAATTCAGCGTTCATCGCAACATCTCCAGCAACTCCAGCTGATTACGTTACTGCCGTCACCCGAGCCGCAAACCCCCGTTTCAATTCAGTCAACTGAAACAGACGAA GAAGCGCAACCGAGAAAATCTATtctgaaaaagggaaatagatTTAGTTCGATTCGGTCAAAATCATCTCAACAAACGATTCAAACTACCCCAAATTCAACGATAACTGGGTCAGAAGGAAG cAAATTCCGTCAAGCCATCGGTGCTTTCATCCGGAAATCGTCGGCTAACGGAGGTATCTTTAACTTTGCTACTGCCACATCACCGCCGACTAGTCCTAGCCCATTCAAAAATGTCGGTGTATCG CACAAATTAAACGATATGACGCCCgaggagaagaaagaatgGGAAGAAAGCGAAATGTTGAAACCAGTAGATTTCCACAAATGCCACGTCGATCCAGCTCCCTTTCAGCTGGTTGAACGAACCTCGTTGCTCAAAGTCCACTCCATGTTCTCATTGTTGGGCGTCAATCGCGCTTACGTCACCACAATTGGTCGACTTATTGGCATAGTCTCTCTATCAGAAGTGAGTGGAAACACACATGGACTGAGCCAAAAATAG